A section of the Ictalurus punctatus breed USDA103 chromosome 8, Coco_2.0, whole genome shotgun sequence genome encodes:
- the ccna2 gene encoding cyclin-A2: MSAADGAEEAVYHENQENMAGRLRGSNKSRLENQENVNASKQTARTVLGALANNQRRQPALRGSKQGSAPQACKSEDYSKSYVEKPAAKQPAFQIHIDEPDGACSKKQASAKQAAVNCSPLTLNPTVTRLRQPLATIDLPMELSFDSPMDMSIVESEERTVNVNEVTDYASEIHTHLRAMEVKCRPKAGYMKKQPDITNSMRAILVDWLVEVGEEYKLQNETLYLAVNYIDRFLSSMSVLRGKLQLVGTAAMLLASKFEEIYPPEVAEFVYITDDTYSKKQVLRMEHLVLKVLSFDLAAPTIVQFLTQYFLKQRVCNKVESLSMFLGELSLVDADPFLKYLPSQMAAAAFILANYTITGASWSKALAEMTGYTLEDLMPCIQDLHQTYLGAAQHAQQSIREKYKGVKHHEVSLLEPPQKLMLN, encoded by the exons ATGTCCGCGGCGGATGGAGCAGAAGAAGCTGTGTACCATGAGAATCAGGAAAACATGGCCGGACGGTTACGAGGTTCAAATAAGAGTAGACTGGAGAACCAGGAGAACGTGAACGCTAGTAAACAGACCGCCAGAACCGTCCTGGGAGCTTTGGCCAACAACCAACGCCGGCAGCCCGCCCTGAGAGGCTCCAAACAG GGCTCAGCACCCCAAGCCTGTAAATCAGAAGACTACAGCAAAAGCTATGTCGAGAAGCCTGCAGCCAAACAACCTGCTTTTCAGATTCACATCGACGAACCTGATGGGGCCTGCTCCAAAAAACAAGCGTCTGCCAAACAAGCCGCCGTGAATTGCTCTCCGTTAACACTGAATCCGACAGTAACGCGGCTCAGGCAGCCTCTCGCTACTATTGACCTGCCTATGGAGCTCAGTTTTG attctcCCATGGACATGTCGATCGTTGAGAGTGAGGAGAGGACtgtgaatgtaaatgaagtTACCGATTACGCTTCTGAAATCCATACACATTTAAGGGCGATGGAG GTTAAGTGCAGGCCGAAAGCAGGCTACATGAAGAAGCAGCCTGACATCACGAACAGCATGCGTGCCATCCTGGTGGACTGGCTGGTGGAAGTCGGCGAGGAGTACAAGCTCCAGAACGAGACGCTGTACCTGGCCGTGAACTACATCGACCGCTTCCTGTCCTCCATGTCCGTCCTGAGAGGGAAGCTGCAGCTCGTCGGCACGGCAGCCATGCTCTTGGCTTC GAAGTTTGAAGAGATCTACCCCCCAGAGGTGGCAGAGTTTGTCTACATCACTGACGACACCTACTCAAAGAAGCAAGTGTTAAGAATGGAGCATCTGGTCCTGAAGGTCCTGTCCTTTGATCTGGCCGCACCGACGATCGTCCAGTTTCTCACGCAGTACTTCCTCAAGCAGCGAGTCTGCAACAAAGTCGAGAGCTTGTCCATG TTTCTCGGAGAGTTAAGTTTAGTTGATGCAGACCCCTTCCTGAAGTACCTCCCCTCTCAAATGGCTGCTGCCGCCTTTATTTTGGCAAACTACACCATCACAGGGGCTTCTTGG TCCAAGGCTCTGGCTGAGATGACTGGTTACACATTGGAAGACCTCATGCCATGCATCCAAGATCTCCATCAGACCTACCTCGGTGCTGCTCAGCACGCACAGCAGTCCATCAGAGAGAAATATAAGGGCGTGAA acACCATGAAGTTTCTCTCCTTGAACCCCCACAGAAGCTGATGTTGAATTGA
- the anxa5a gene encoding annexin A5a, with protein MAYRGSVKPFVHFNAKQDADILRKAMKGIGTDEDTILMLLPARNNDQRQEIKAAYKKAHGKDLVKELKSELGGKLEDLIMALMHPPRVYDADLLHKAIKGAGTDDKVLIEILASRTPEQIKEIIKIYKKEHGGKLEKDIMGDTSGHYQRLLLMLLQGEREEGVDESRVEKDAKELFAAGAKKAGTDEEKFVQILGNRSIEHLRQVFDVYKKIAGCDIEESICGEFTGNLEALLIAVVKCVKSVPGYFAYCLRDSMRRAGTDDETLIRILVSRSEEDMLDIRAQYKKMYGESLYRTIQDDTDGDYGKALLYLCGGDD; from the exons ATG GCTTACAGAGGCAGTGTGAAACCCTTTGTGCACTTCAATGCCAAGCAGGATGCCGATATCTTACGAAAAGCCATGAAAGGAATCG GCACTGATGAAGACACCATCCTCATGCTCTTACCCGCCCGGAACAATGACCAGAGACAAGAGATCAAGGCGGCGTATAAGAAAGCGCATGGCAAA GACCTGGTGAAAGAACTGAAGTCAGAGCTGGGAGGGAAGTTAGAGGACCTGATCATGGCTCTGATGCATCCCCCTCGTGTGTATGATGCAGATCTGCTCCATAAGGCCATCAAG GGAGCAGGTACTGATGATAAAGTTCTGATCGAGATCCTGGCCTCCAGAACACCTGAGCAGATAAAGGAGATCATCAAGATATACAAGAAAG AGCATGGAGGCAAGCTGGAGAAGGACATCATGGGAGATACGTCTGGACATTACCAGAGGTTGCTGCTTATGCTTTTACAG ggagagagggaggagggagtGGATGAAAGCCGAGTAGAGAAAGACGCCAAG GAATTGTTTGCCGCCGGTGCGAAGAAAGCTGGCACAGATGAAGAAAAGTTCGTCCAGATCCTGGGCAATAGGAGCATCGAGCACCTGAGGCAAG TGTTCGATGTGTATAAAAAGATAGCCGGTTGTGACATCGAAGAAAGCATTTGCGGGGAGTTTACTGGCAACCTTGAGGCATTGCTCATAGCAGTGG TGAAATGTGTGAAAAGTGTCCCAGGATATTTTGCTTACTGCCTACGTGACTCTATGAGG CGTGCCGGCACCGATGACGAGACTCTGATCAGGATCTTGGTGTCCAGGAGTGAGGAGGACATGCTGGACATCAGAGCCCAGTACAAGAAGATGTATGGAGAATCATTGTACCGTACCATACAG
- the bbs7 gene encoding Bardet-Biedl syndrome 7 protein yields MELNLKHVDYLQVGVTSPKTMKLLPAVGRKATQKVAVADHDGVVNCFGMKKGEAVPVFRSLPGQKISRLELGGALGTPQEKIFVCSGSEVRGYTKKGKQFLSFEANLTENINAMRVSGADLFVCASYIYNHYCDCKDQNYFLSGDKINDMVCLPVETVGRTVPVLACQDRVLRILQGSELLYDFEISGQPSVLELHNRDGGKDGEEVLYGTADGKLGLVQLTCSAPVPKWELDNEKKKGGVLCIDTFDFLGDGVKDILVGRDDGTVEIYGLDNSNEPTLRFENVLTESVASIQGGCVGKESYDEVVTTTYTGWVSGLTTEPQQMEAGPGDEVKMSRETQAKLAALRAELEQLQVKVMQGREKYQQSSQSSTAVSAVPVFSINDRFTLCQEDASYSLTLEVQTAIDNLLLQSDVPIDLLDVDKNSAVVSFSECDSEPNGNFLLATYRCQANTTRLELKVRSIEGQYGTLQAYVTPRLQPKTCQVRQYQIKPLSLHQRTHGIDHSRPMNTLRLVGQFSFAEIHSWVMFCLPEVPEKTPAGENITFYFQNTFLGTQLEASYCKGEGNFKSDNISTISILKDVLSKEATKRKINLNISYDVNEDSVSHTLTMIHPKLEYQLLLAKKVQLIDALKELQVHEGNADFLIPEYRNILDESARLLEEYKKQPAHLERLYGMITDLFIDKFKFKGQNVKTKVSQLLEILDNYDLNSLVDFFNDA; encoded by the exons ATGGAGCTCAATTTAAAACACGTTGATTACCTGCAG GTTGGAGTGACGTCTCCGAAAACGATGAAACTTTTACCTGCGGTGGGTCGTAAAGCAACACAGAAG GTTGCTGTTGCAGATCATGATGGTGTGGTCAACTGTTTCGGGATGAAAAAGGGAGAGGCAGTT CCTGTATTCAGAAGTCTCCCAGGACAGAAGATCTCCAGACTGGAGCTGGGAGGTGCATTAGGAACACCACAGGAGAAGATCTTTGTGTGCTCAGGTTCTGAGGTTAGGGGTTACACCAAAAAGGGCAAACAGTTCCTTTCTTTTGAGGCCAATCTGACCGAGAACATCAACGCCAT GCGTGTCTCTGGGGCAGACCTTTTTGTGTGTGCCAGCTACATTTACAACCACTACTGTGACTGCAAAGACCAGAACTATTTTCTGTCAGGGGACAAGATCAACGACATGGTGTGCTTACCAGTTGAGACGGTGGGACGTACGGTGCCCGTTCTGGCGTGCCAGGACAGAGTACTGCGCATATTACAG GGTTCAGAGCTGCTGTATGATTTTGAGATTTCCGGCCAACCGTCTGTTCTGGAGCTTCACAACAGAGATGGAG GTAAGGATGGGGAGGAAGTGCTTTACGGAACGGCTGATGGGAAACTGGGTCTAGTGCAGTTAACCTGTTCAGCTCCTGTCCCTAAGTGGGAGCTGGACAacgagaaaaagaaaggag GCGTGCTTTGCATCGATACATTCGACTTCCTGGGTGACGGCGTAAAAGACATCCTGGTTGGGAGGGATGATGGGACGGTCGAGATCTACGGACTGGACAACTCCAACGAACCCACGTTGCGTTTTGAAAAC GTGTTGACTGAAAGTGTTGCATCGATCCAGGGAGGGTGTGTAGGAAAGGAGTCATATGATGAGGTTGTCACGACAACGTACACAG GTTGGGTATCAGGTCTCACAACAGAGCCTCAGCAGATGGAGGCAGGACCAGGGGACGAGGTGAAGATGAGCCGAGAGACCCAGGCCAAGTTGGCCGCTCTCAG GGCCGAGCTGGAGCAGCTGCAAGTGAAGGTGATGCAGGGACGGGAGAAATACCAGCAGAGCTCTCAGTCCAGTACAGCTGTATCCGCCGTGCCGGTCTTCAGCATCAATGACAGGTTCACTCTGTGCCAAGAGGATGCTAGTTACAGCCTCACGCTGGAGGTGCAGACTGCCATCGATAACCTTCTGCTACAG AGTGATGTTCCTATAGACCTGCTTGATGTGGATAAGAATTCAGCTGTGGTTAGTTTCAGCGAATGTGATTCGGAG CCAAATGGGAATTTCCTCCTCGCCACATACAGATGCCAGGCTAACACCACAAGGCTGGAATTGAAG GTGAGGTCAATTGAGGGTCAGTATGGTACACTTCAGGCCTACGTAACCCCACGGCTGCAGCCTAAAACCTGCCAGGTGCGTCAGTACCAGATCAAACCACTCTCGCTCCACCAGAGGACCCACGGCATCGATCACAGCAG GCCTATGAACACCTTGAGGCTGGTGGGGCAGTTCAGTTTTGCAGAGATCCACTCATGGGTCATGTTCTGTCTGCCCGAGGTGCCTGAGAAAACCCCAGCAGGAGAAAACATCACCTTCTACTTTCAGAACACTTTCCTGGGAACGCAGCTTGAGGCGAGCTACTG caaagGTGAAGGGAACTTTAAATCCGATAACATTTCAACCATATCCATCCTCAAGGATGTTCTCTCGAAGGAGGCGACCAAGCGCAAAATCAATCTGAACATTTCTTATG ACGTGAACGAGGATTCTGTGAGCCATACGCTGACGATGATTCATCCTAAGCTTGAATATCAGCTCTTGTTGGCCAAAAAGGTTCAGCTTATTGATGCTTTGAAG GAGTTGCAAGTGCACGAAGGAAACGCAGATTTTCTGATTCCAGAGTATCGCAATATACTCGACGAGTCTGCTCGTCTGTTAGAAGAGTACAAAAAACAACCAGCTCACCTGGAGAGGTTATACG GCATGATAACCGACCTCTTCATCGACAAGTTCAAATTCAAAGGGCAAAATGTCAAGACAAAGGTCTCGCAGCTCCTTGAAATATTAGACAACTATGATCTGAACTCTCTGGTGGACTTTTTCAACGATGCTTAA